A region of the Granulicella aggregans genome:
GGAATACCGTGACGGCTTCTCGGAGTCCCTGTTGTCCCACTACTACAAGGGGCGGAATGCGGGTACAAAATGTCTCGGCAACTTCAAGTTCTGGATCCATGATGAAGAGGTTGGTGTTCGGATAAGCTGCCGGGACGAGAAACGACTCGGTAACGCCCGATTTCGTTGCTTTGGCCGCAAGTTCAAAACGCTCGAATGGAATGATCTGGATCGAGCCGTAGTGCCGCCTTGCTGCGTCCATACTGCACGTCAGACCGGTAGAATCACCCAGGGTTCCAAGTGGCCCATTTGCTAAATCGACACGCGGCGGTTCCGGCATACATCACCTCTGGCTCGGGCCCATTTTGCGTCCTTGGAATAGTATCTTGCTGTCCAATCGTTCAAGTCAGGGCGTCTTCCCGGGACAAAGCGCAACAAGACTCCCTGAAGGGTGCGCGGATGGAATTTCGGGGATCCGCTACTCGCAGGCAGTGTACACTTCGGTGGACGTTTTGCAAATGGATATCTGGAGATTGGCTGGGGATTCGTCGCCACTTGCGCCGATCACGTTCGAACCAGCACAGGAGCGATTCATGCCGAACCGGGACCCCGCAAAGCTAACGAAAGTTTCCCTAAGTCTTCCCTTCGGCATGGGTAAAGCCGAATGGGAGTCCGACCCCGCGGAACGGAAGGCCGCCTGGGCGCTCTATGTGGAACTCATCACGAGAGTTGCCGTGCAGAAGCCGGAAGGGGAGTTTTGGCTCTACAGGGAGGCATTATCTTCTCTCTATTCATTGTTCGACTCGACCCGAGGCATCCTGAGAGAGGGCGGTCCTACTTTGGGTGGTACGAGAAACTCGGTTGGAGGGATCGCAATGGCCGTGCTGAACGTCGGACTCAGGCCATTTCTATCAAAGTGGCATCCTGTCCTCCTAGCGTGGGAATCGAAGCGGGGAGAGCAAATAGGCGTCTGGGAGCATGAATCGAACTGGCCAGAAGCCGAGAGATTTCGGTCGGAGATGGAGGCCCTCCGTTCCGAACTTCGCCTCTACGCTAAGGCTCTCGCGACGATGTGCGGCATTACCGTTTCTTGATCCTGGTGATTGGTTTGGCGGAGTGGAGGTTCTAGGCTATGGCCGGTGCAAGTACATCTCCTGCGAATGCGGTCACCTCTCCCCTCTCTATCGGTCAGTCGCCTTTTTCGGATGTTTTCTTATCGCACAATACGGCAGATAAGCCCATCGTCGAGGAGCTGGCTAGGCAACTGCTAAATAGCGGGATTACGCCGTGGCTTGATATGTGGAACCTCATTCCCGGGGAGCCTTTTCAGGAAGCTATCGAAGAGGCGCTCGATCGCTGCACAAGCTGCGCTGTCTTCGTCGGTCCCAGTGGCGCGGGGCCCTGGCAGAACGAAGAGATGCGTGCAGCCATTGATAGGCGAGTTCGCGATAGCACAGGAAAATTTCGCGTGATCCCCGTCTATCTGCCAGGGGCGCCCCGGAGGTCGGACAGGCAGTTGCCGGTTTTTTTGCGCAGGCAGACCTGGGTGGACTTTCAAGCGGGCACCGCCGATGACGAGGCCCTTCGAAGATTGGTATGCGGGATCCAGGGAAAGGCACCCGGCCCTGCGCGATCTGCCCCTCAACATGGGGAGTGCCCCTACCGCGGCCTTCAGTCTTTTGATGTCGGTGACTCCAGGCTCTTCTTTGGACGTGAAGCGTTAACCACCCGGCTTGTGACCAGACTCTGCCCAAACCAGGGTTCGATGCAGAGGCTCCGGTTCCTGGGAGTTCTCGGCCCTTCCGGCAGCGGTAAATCCTCATTGGCACGCGCGGGACTTATCGCTTCGATTCAGAATGGCGCCATCGAAGGGAGCGGCCAATGGCCGACTGTTGTGTTCCGGCCCGGTGCCGACCCGATTGAGAGTCTCGCAATTGCCCTATCATCCATCTACAAACCTCTTTCCGATCTCTCCGCGCTTATGGACTTTACGCGCAGCTGTCTTCAGGACGAGCGAGCCCTCCATCTGATATCGCGTCTAGTCCTTCGAGACCGAAACCCGGACTGCCATATCCTTCTCGTCGTCGATCAATTTGAGGAGTTCTTCGCGCTCTGCAGTGATAGTGCTGTCATGAAGGCATTCATTGATAACCTCATCTATGCGTCGGGAGTCATCGGGGGCCGCATCATTACCTGCGTGGTGATGCGCGCAGATTTCTACGGTAAGTGTGCGGCACATTCTGCCCTGGCAACTGCCTTATCAAACAGCCAGGTGCTTGTGGATGCGATGTCTGCTGCCGAGATGCGGAGCGCCATCGAAGAGCCGGCGCTCCTGACCGGATGCAGGTTTGAACCTGGGCTGGTCGATGTTCTTCTTGAAGACTCTATCAAGGAGACGACGACCTTACCTCTTTTGCAGCACGTGCTACTTGAACTTTGGGAGCACCGCAGGGGAAACACCCTGACCCACGATGCCTACAAACAAATCGGTGGACTTGAAGGGGCGCTCGAGCGAAGAGCAGAAGAGATATTCAGCCGCCTCGCACCGAGTGAGCAGTCCGCTGCAAAGCGCCTGCTGCTCCGTATGATCGAACCTGGCCACGGAACTGAAGCGACGAAGCGAAGAGCGCCGCTAACGGAACTCAACACGATTTCGAATGGGTCGTCGGAGACCGCCACCATTCTTTCTCTGTTCACAGCGCCAGACGTTCGGCTCGTGACAACCCAGGCGAAGGATCTGATTGGGGGAGAGGCCACCGTAGAGCTATCGCACGAGGCACTGATTAAGCGATGGAAACGCTTGCGGGACTGGATAGAAGAGGACCGGCAAAATCTTGTCGTGCAGCGGCGTCTCACCGAGGCGACTCAAGAGTGGATCGCCTCTGGGAAGAACGATGCTTATTTATACCGGGGTCCATTGCTCGCTCGAGCGAATGAATGGGCTGAACTATACCCTGGCGAGGTGAATGCCGAAGAGCAGGACTTCCTCTTGCAGAGCCTCGACGCCTCTGCGGAACAATCCAGGATGAGCGACGCTGCCGCGCTGGATCAAATGGAGGCAGTGGCTGGCAGGATATGGCTGGATATTCCTCAGATGCAGCAGTTTATAGCTCGCGGTCAGCTCCTAAGCACCCGTATTGAAATGCATGGCCGTCAACTTGAGAGATATCGGCGGGAGGGTCAATTGAATGCGGAGGGTTCCTGGCGGCATGAGAGCGAGGAGATTCAGTTTGAACACGATACTTTAGAACTGCACGTAGCTCGATTAAAACGGTTCCGGAGTGGCTTGTTGGCTGCAGCCGAGCATGTGGTCGCCCAGGTGGAAGCGCAACAAAATCCATTGTCCGAGGAGCATCGGGCGCGTTGGGCGGAAGCGATCGAGTCGATTGAGAAGAGCCCGAAATATAACGGATTGAAGATCTCAAGCCAGGAAGGTCTCTTACCTATTGGCGAGGATGCCAGGTCAGGCTTGTGGGAGTTCGCGGTCCTCGTCACCGGTAGCGTTCCCGGCAGAGATCCAGACGGTGGTCTGGCTCTGGAGGATATGTCGGCGTTGATTCTGGTGCTCGTGCCCGGTGGAACATTCCGGATGGGGGCCATTAGGCCTAGCGATTCTCATCCTCTTGGGTCGCCAAACGTAGATCCCTATGCACTTGACCGTGAAGGTCCCGTACACACGGTGACTCTAAAGCCTTTCTTCATTTCGAAATTTCAGATGACTCAAGGACAGTGGCTCCATGCATCAGGAACAAATCCGAGCATGTTTCGTCCCGACAATCAACCAGGTCTGACGTTGGTGCATCCGGTCGAATGCGTCAGCTGGAACGACTGCTCCATAGTGTTGACCCGCGTGGGGCTTTCGCTGCCGACAGAGGAACAATGGGAGTACGCGGCTCGAGCAGGAACGACCACGATTTGGTTTACGGGGGATGATCCGGAAAGACTCAAGGGTAATGCCAATCTGAACATGGCAGGTCATACGCCTGTGGGGTCATTTAATCTACCGAATCGCTTTGGGCTCTTCGATGTAGTGGGGAATGTGTGGGAGTGGTGCCTGGATAGCTTTCGGAATTACAACGTAGGCGATGACGAACCCAGCGTCAAGGTGGGTTCAGAGGACGATTTCATGCCTGGGTCGAGGGGAGGGAGCTTCTTCAACGACGCTATCTTCGCCCGGTCCAGCATCAGATATTTTCGGACGGTCCCGGGAGCCAAGTTCAACAATCGCGGTCTCCGTCCAATGAGAGATCTGAGATAAATGATGAGGGTATTTCGATGGGGCGAGCACAGAAATGTCAAAAGATAGAGTGATATTGGAAAGCGCCGATTCAATCAAAGTTGAAATGTACCCAGGTTTTGCGCGGCAAGTCCTGGTACACAACCAAGAACTGATGATGGTCTTGTTTACCTGGGGGAAGGGTGCGGTACTCCCTGAGCATTCACATCCGCATGTACAAGCGGGATTTGTTGTCTCGGGAGCCGTAGAACTGACGGTTGAAGGCACCGAATACACTACCCGAAGCGGATGCAGTTATTTGATCCATGCGAACGAACGACACTCAGCCCGAGCGTTGGAGGATTCAGTCGTCCTGGATGCTTTCACTCCATCTCGTCAGGACTACATTCTTCGGGGCGTGTGAAGGCCTACTAATGCCGAGGCTGGGATCCTCTCCAAGCTCTTGCCGGCGAGCGTCCAAATGACCGCGAGAGCAACACCTCTTGATCAGGAACGGCTTTCTCAGGGCGAGGATCTTGTGTGAGCGTCCCGGCTTGAGTGACGTTCGAGCCAGTGAGATGGCCTACGCGCGGCGATTGGCGCGAACCGCCTGCGCGACTGATCCGCCGAGGTTCTGTTCTGGAAGAACTTGATACTATATCTAGAGAGCCGGGATGGCGGAACAGGCAGACGCAGCGGACTCAAAATCGTCCAAGACAGCGTCTGAGACCTACTCAAATTATTCAAAATAAACGTCTTATAGTGATTAGCGAAGCGCCATTTCCGTTACACAACTCTTCCACACTTTTGTAGTATTTTGGAAGTCGGGAGGTGCTACTGCATGTCCGAACATCACACCATCCTCGGTGGTAAGGTTCACGTCTACAAACGTCCGAACAGTTCTAGCTGGCAGTGCGCGACCTATTTGGCAGGCAAGAACCGGCGCACAACGACCAAAGAAGACAGCCTCTCGAAAGCGAAGGAATTCGCGGAAGACTGGTACTTGCAGTTGCGGGGCAAGCTGCGCGACGGCGAGCTAAAGAGCGGCAAGCCATTCCGGGACGCGGCCAAGTTGTATCTGCGCGAGTTCGACATCATGACGCAGGGACAACGGAACGCAACCTACGCGCGCGGCCAGCACGCGCGTACGAATGGCCATCTCGTTCCTTTCTTTGGCAGCATGGTTCTCCCTGAGATCACTGCGGGCACGATTAACGAGTACCGCATCCATCGCCTTGAGGAGTCGAAGGCGCTACGCGGCAAGCCGCCCGCGCATAACACCATGCACCAAGAGATCGTGACGTTGCGCCAGATATTCAAGACGGCGTTGCGTCACGGATGGATTGAACATCTCCCTGATATGTCCGCGCCCTATCGGGCGTCGGCCAAGATTTCTCACAGAGCATGGTTTTCGCCGGAAGAATACAAGCAGCTTTACGAAGCGACTCGCAAGCGGGCGCAGCACCCGAAGCAGCCGCGCTTTCGCTGGGAAGCGGAACAGCTTCACGACTATGTTCTGTTCTCCGCGAATACAGGGCTTCGCCCCGATGAAGCGATGCGTCTCCAGTTCCGCGATGTGAAGATCGTTGAAGACGAAGGCAGCGGCCAAACAATCCTAGAGATCGAAGTCCGAGGTAAGAGAGGCATTGGCTTCTGCAAGAGCACGGTCGGAGCTGTGCGACCGTTCCAGCGTCTGAAGGCTCGTCTGCGTCCTGATGGCGGTCCGGGGCGTGCGGGCAGTCGCAAGGATTCGTTAGAGAGCGGAGAGTGGCAGCAGCCGGGAACAACCGAGTTGCTGTTTCCAAAGTGGTCGCGCGATCTGTTCAACGCGATTCTTGAGGAAGAGAAGCTTCGGGTTGACCGCGATGGCAGACCGCGCACTGCCTATAGCCTTCGTCACACGTACATCTGTTTGCGGCTTCTCGAAGGGGCTGACATCTACCAGATCGCAAAGAATTGCCGGACCAGTGTGGAGATGATCGAGAAATACTACGCTGCCCACCTGAAGACTCAGCTCGATGCTTCTGCGATCAATGTGATGAAACCTCGTCCCAAGAAGGACTTAGCCAAGAAGGAGCCTCGTAGAGTTGAGTCTCATTCGCTGGCGGAGGCGATGTAAGCTGCTCTGCCCGGATGGAAGCATCCGGGTTTCTTTGGCACCGGATCAGGGCCGCTCCGGCCCGCTTTGATCCGGTGCTGCCTCTGCACACGAGCGTGTGCTTGAAGTCAAAGCCGCCACAGCCTTATATACTAGGCAACATGCTTGCTTTTCACTGCCATTGCCTTGTATATTAGGCAATCATGCTGCCTATATCCGCCATCGCAGAGCAGATAGCCCACAAGCGTAAAGCGTTGGGACTAAGCCAGGCCGCGCTTGCGAAGAAAGCACACATTGGTCGTTCCACATTGGATGCTCTCGAAAATGGCCGCATGGGAGAGTTGGGATACACCAAGATCAGCAACATTCTTTCCGCGCTGGGCCTTGAGATGAGGATTCAGCAGGCCAGCTCCAGCAGGCCGACCCTAGAAGAGCTGATGAGTGAGCAAAGCCATGATTAAGGTCTGGACCGATTCGCAGGAAGCTGGAATGCTTGATCGATCAGGAGACCGGGGCAGCAGCTTCGCCTACGCTCCAGATGCTCTTGCCTCGCGCGCTGTCTCGGCGACGATGCCGGTTCGCCTTTCATCCTGGGACATTCGTTTCGGATTGCTGCCAATCTTCGAAATGAATCTTCCCGAAGGCGTGCTTCGTGAGCGTTTGCGCTTATCGTTTGCTAAAGCTACAGGAAGCTTCGACGAGTTTGATCTCTTAGGTGTTGTGGGGCGTTCGCAAGTGGGACGCATTCGATACACCGGTCAGCGTGAGCAGCTTCAGGAAGACGTTCCCTTCCAATCGGTAGACGAAATTCTGGAGCATCGACGCGGTGGCGATCTCTTTCGTTATCTCATTGAGAAGTTCGCGGCCTTCTCCGGTATTAGTGGAGTCCAGCCTAAGGTCCTCGTGAGAGACGAAGCCGCATTCTCTGCGCTCGACGGTTCCGGCCAACGCTTTTCTGAAAGCTACCGAGGTGCAACGCACATTGTGAAGTTCTGGGAGCCGAACGAGTATCCACAGCTCGCGGCGAATGAATACTTCTGCCTCGAAGTTGCCAAAGCGTGCGGGCTCGAGGTGCCTTCCTATCGGCTTTCGGAAGACGCGAATGCCCTGGTGATCGATCGCTTCGATTTACGTCAAGATGGCGCGTATAGAGGTTTCGAGGATTTTTGCGTGCTGAACGCCAGACGCACCGATGAGAAGTATCGCGGCAGCTACGAAACGTCGATCATGAAGCGTTTTACGCAGTTTGCGAATTCATCGCATCTCGTCGAGGATACGGAGCGTCTCTTCACTCTTATCGCTCTCAACTGCGCCTTGCGGAATGGAGATGCGCACCTGAAAAACTTCGGCATTGTCTATGACGATGTTCAAGGCGAGGCACGACTCGCTCCTGTCTATGATCTGGTGACAACGGCAGTCTATCTGCCGAAAGACAGCATGGCGCTCACCTTGAACGGATCGACCCGCTGGCCAAGCGTCAAAGACCTTCAGCGTCTTGGTGAAACTCGCATGGGTGGCTCACCCGCCAGGATCACCGCGATCCTCGAACGCATCAATGATGCGATGTCCGAAGTTGTGTCGACAATGAAGCGATACATTAGGGCCAATCCCAAATTCGAGCAGATAGGCTCTCAGATGCTGTTGCAGTGGCAGGTCGGAGTTAAGTTCTCGCTGAGATCGAGTGATTAGGATGTTTAGCTAAGAATGTCATCGAGGCAGATACGCGTAGGACGAGGCAAAGATATACTCGACTCTTCCCAATCGTATAGTTGCTCATAAACCATTACTTGACGCGGAGTACGTGAAAGCATGACGAGCGGTCTCAATCTGACAGGTTCCTTCTTCCCGAGCTATAAGACTGCCAACCCAGGCTTCAGCTCCGACACGTTTCATTGCGCCGAAGAGACAGTAGCGGAGCTCTTGCAAAAAGCAACCAGCTCTGATCATCCCGGAATGCTGCTAGGTAAGGTTCAGAGTGGCAAGACTCGAACGTTCATTAGCATCTTGGCGTTCGCGTTCGATAACGGCTTCGATATCGCAATCGTTCTCAGCAAAAACTCCAAGGCTTTGATCGAGCAAACTGCAAAACGTTTGAATAGCGAATTCAAAATGTTCGTGGATGATGGCGAATTGGACATCTACGACATCATGCACGCGCCAGATTCCTTCGGCGTCTTCGAGCTAGATTCCAAGCTCATCTTCGTTGCCAAGAAACAAGACGACAACTTGCGTCGACTCATTGATCTTTTCAAAAAGAACAAGCTGATGGCCGAGAAGCGCACGCTCATCATTGATGATGAGGCCGATAATGCATCTATCGGTTACACAAAGAAGGCAGGACTCATCGAGGCGAACAAGATTGCCAGCAAGATCAATGATCTTCGTTCCGTCATTCAAAGCTCTTCATTCCTGCAAGTCACGGCGACACCCTATTCGCTTTACTTGCAGCCGAATGAGATTGAGGTAGCCAACGTCCTCACGTTCAAACCGACCCGTCCGGCTTTCACGAAGTTGGTTCCGGTACCGGCCGAGTATGTCGGCGGTGAAACCTACTTTGGCGAGTCGGCCAAGAGCGAAGCTGACACCCTCGAAAGCCTCATCCACCACACCGTCGATCACCGAGAGTTTGAACGACTGAAGAAGCCAGACGCCCGATCTCTGAAGATCGATCAGGTTCTCACGTCGCCCGCCATCAACGGTTTTCGGACAGCGATCATCAACTTCATCGTCGGGGGATGCATACAACGGATCAACCGAACGAACGCTGGCGAAAAGAGCAAGAAGCTTCGGTTTTCATTCCTTCTACATTCCGAGGCCGGAAAGGAAGCTCATTCCTGGCAAGAGAAGCTCACGAAGGCGATCATCAAGAAGTTGCAGGAAGCTGCCGAGTCCAAGCACGATGAGTTCATCAGCCTGGTTACAGAGGCACATGGTGACTTCGCAAGATCGTTAGCGCTCGCACTGGAGCCGATTCCCGAAGTGGACGCAGTGATTGCCGCAGTCTCGGAGGCTCTTGAGGACGAGCACATAACCGTAGCGAAAGTGAACTCTGATGATGACGTGGCCGCGCTGCTCGACAGCTCAGGTCAGCTCAAGCTGAGAAGTCCACTGAACATCTTTATCGGTGGTCAGGTGCTTGATCGTGGAGTTACTCTTGCGGGTCTGATTGGGTTCTACTATGGCCGCCGTCCAAACAAATATCAGCAAGACACGGTCTTGCAGCACTCGCGTATGTATGGCTACCGTCGTATGGACTTGGCAGTCACGCGCTTTTACACCTCAAACGTGATCCGGTATGCCATGAGCCAGATGGAGGAATTTGACTCTTCCTTACGGGCTGCTATTGAGTCAGGCGGGGATCACGCCGTTCAGTTCATCCGAAAGGCTGCCGACGGAACTGTGGTGCCTTGCAGCCCGAATAAGATTCTGGTGGCCACGACACAGACACTTCGCCCTTATAAACGCATCCTGCCTATCGGATTTCAGACGGGATACCGGACCGGAGCGAATGGCATTGGTCAAGCGATCAAAGTTCTGGACGAGCAGATCACCGCCCTTTGTGGGTTCAATGCGGCGGCTCCCAAACTCATTCCTGTTAGCGATGCGATTGATCTGATTCGAGCCATTGCGCCGACCATGGAGTTCCCGGAGGACGATGCGCCTGACTTTGACTGGGACGGGGCTGTTGCAGCTCTCGCTCATCTTTGCCAACAGCACCCGGTTCCCGCCGAACGGGGTCATGTCTTGATCTGGGCCGCCGATGGCCGCGATTCAGCGCGGCTCGCGAGCGCCGGTTCTCACGCCACCTATATTGAGACGCCAGACTCGGAACGAACCGAAGGCAAGCTGGCGAAACAGTATGCGATCAATCATCCGATCCTGTTTTTGCTTCGCCAGGAGGGCTCGGAGGCGAAAGGTTGGCGTGGAACGCCGTTCTATTGGCCGGTCATTCGTGCTCAGGCGAATACGCCTACGGCCATTTATACGGCAGAGATTATCGATTGAGCGCGGCCAGAGCAAAAGCGCAAATCGCTTGCTCCATCCGTGCTCGGATGCACAGCAACAAAATACCCTAAAATGCCCCATACCCCAAATGAGATTCAAGATGGGACTTTAGATGGCTGGAAAGAAGAAACAGGCTAATAATCACGTCAGCGGGGCTCAGGGCGGCCTCGGCAATGTAACCGATTATCGGCACGACGAAGCGACCCGAAAGAATAATCCGCCCGCAAAGATCGCTGCGGAGGGCACGGTGCCGCTTATGCCGAAGATTCGGTACGAGTACAGCCCGCGCCTCGCCCCGGCGCTGCGGTTCGATTCCGCAGGCGCAGCGGATCAGCTCCCGGAGTTGCTACAAAAGGCTCAAAGACAGCCGCTGACTGCCGCCGAGGCGGAACAACTAGGCGCGGCGCTTCGCAATCAAGAACCGTGGCTGGAGTGGGCGAATAAGCGCGAAAAGCGTTGGTTTGATGTGGACCCGGTTGCGCTAC
Encoded here:
- a CDS encoding cupin domain-containing protein — its product is MVLFTWGKGAVLPEHSHPHVQAGFVVSGAVELTVEGTEYTTRSGCSYLIHANERHSARALEDSVVLDAFTPSRQDYILRGV
- a CDS encoding type II toxin-antitoxin system HipA family toxin, with the protein product MIKVWTDSQEAGMLDRSGDRGSSFAYAPDALASRAVSATMPVRLSSWDIRFGLLPIFEMNLPEGVLRERLRLSFAKATGSFDEFDLLGVVGRSQVGRIRYTGQREQLQEDVPFQSVDEILEHRRGGDLFRYLIEKFAAFSGISGVQPKVLVRDEAAFSALDGSGQRFSESYRGATHIVKFWEPNEYPQLAANEYFCLEVAKACGLEVPSYRLSEDANALVIDRFDLRQDGAYRGFEDFCVLNARRTDEKYRGSYETSIMKRFTQFANSSHLVEDTERLFTLIALNCALRNGDAHLKNFGIVYDDVQGEARLAPVYDLVTTAVYLPKDSMALTLNGSTRWPSVKDLQRLGETRMGGSPARITAILERINDAMSEVVSTMKRYIRANPKFEQIGSQMLLQWQVGVKFSLRSSD
- a CDS encoding helix-turn-helix domain-containing protein; translated protein: MLPISAIAEQIAHKRKALGLSQAALAKKAHIGRSTLDALENGRMGELGYTKISNILSALGLEMRIQQASSSRPTLEELMSEQSHD
- a CDS encoding Z1 domain-containing protein; protein product: MTSGLNLTGSFFPSYKTANPGFSSDTFHCAEETVAELLQKATSSDHPGMLLGKVQSGKTRTFISILAFAFDNGFDIAIVLSKNSKALIEQTAKRLNSEFKMFVDDGELDIYDIMHAPDSFGVFELDSKLIFVAKKQDDNLRRLIDLFKKNKLMAEKRTLIIDDEADNASIGYTKKAGLIEANKIASKINDLRSVIQSSSFLQVTATPYSLYLQPNEIEVANVLTFKPTRPAFTKLVPVPAEYVGGETYFGESAKSEADTLESLIHHTVDHREFERLKKPDARSLKIDQVLTSPAINGFRTAIINFIVGGCIQRINRTNAGEKSKKLRFSFLLHSEAGKEAHSWQEKLTKAIIKKLQEAAESKHDEFISLVTEAHGDFARSLALALEPIPEVDAVIAAVSEALEDEHITVAKVNSDDDVAALLDSSGQLKLRSPLNIFIGGQVLDRGVTLAGLIGFYYGRRPNKYQQDTVLQHSRMYGYRRMDLAVTRFYTSNVIRYAMSQMEEFDSSLRAAIESGGDHAVQFIRKAADGTVVPCSPNKILVATTQTLRPYKRILPIGFQTGYRTGANGIGQAIKVLDEQITALCGFNAAAPKLIPVSDAIDLIRAIAPTMEFPEDDAPDFDWDGAVAALAHLCQQHPVPAERGHVLIWAADGRDSARLASAGSHATYIETPDSERTEGKLAKQYAINHPILFLLRQEGSEAKGWRGTPFYWPVIRAQANTPTAIYTAEIID
- a CDS encoding tyrosine-type recombinase/integrase; translated protein: MSEHHTILGGKVHVYKRPNSSSWQCATYLAGKNRRTTTKEDSLSKAKEFAEDWYLQLRGKLRDGELKSGKPFRDAAKLYLREFDIMTQGQRNATYARGQHARTNGHLVPFFGSMVLPEITAGTINEYRIHRLEESKALRGKPPAHNTMHQEIVTLRQIFKTALRHGWIEHLPDMSAPYRASAKISHRAWFSPEEYKQLYEATRKRAQHPKQPRFRWEAEQLHDYVLFSANTGLRPDEAMRLQFRDVKIVEDEGSGQTILEIEVRGKRGIGFCKSTVGAVRPFQRLKARLRPDGGPGRAGSRKDSLESGEWQQPGTTELLFPKWSRDLFNAILEEEKLRVDRDGRPRTAYSLRHTYICLRLLEGADIYQIAKNCRTSVEMIEKYYAAHLKTQLDASAINVMKPRPKKDLAKKEPRRVESHSLAEAM
- a CDS encoding nSTAND1 domain-containing NTPase, which encodes MAGASTSPANAVTSPLSIGQSPFSDVFLSHNTADKPIVEELARQLLNSGITPWLDMWNLIPGEPFQEAIEEALDRCTSCAVFVGPSGAGPWQNEEMRAAIDRRVRDSTGKFRVIPVYLPGAPRRSDRQLPVFLRRQTWVDFQAGTADDEALRRLVCGIQGKAPGPARSAPQHGECPYRGLQSFDVGDSRLFFGREALTTRLVTRLCPNQGSMQRLRFLGVLGPSGSGKSSLARAGLIASIQNGAIEGSGQWPTVVFRPGADPIESLAIALSSIYKPLSDLSALMDFTRSCLQDERALHLISRLVLRDRNPDCHILLVVDQFEEFFALCSDSAVMKAFIDNLIYASGVIGGRIITCVVMRADFYGKCAAHSALATALSNSQVLVDAMSAAEMRSAIEEPALLTGCRFEPGLVDVLLEDSIKETTTLPLLQHVLLELWEHRRGNTLTHDAYKQIGGLEGALERRAEEIFSRLAPSEQSAAKRLLLRMIEPGHGTEATKRRAPLTELNTISNGSSETATILSLFTAPDVRLVTTQAKDLIGGEATVELSHEALIKRWKRLRDWIEEDRQNLVVQRRLTEATQEWIASGKNDAYLYRGPLLARANEWAELYPGEVNAEEQDFLLQSLDASAEQSRMSDAAALDQMEAVAGRIWLDIPQMQQFIARGQLLSTRIEMHGRQLERYRREGQLNAEGSWRHESEEIQFEHDTLELHVARLKRFRSGLLAAAEHVVAQVEAQQNPLSEEHRARWAEAIESIEKSPKYNGLKISSQEGLLPIGEDARSGLWEFAVLVTGSVPGRDPDGGLALEDMSALILVLVPGGTFRMGAIRPSDSHPLGSPNVDPYALDREGPVHTVTLKPFFISKFQMTQGQWLHASGTNPSMFRPDNQPGLTLVHPVECVSWNDCSIVLTRVGLSLPTEEQWEYAARAGTTTIWFTGDDPERLKGNANLNMAGHTPVGSFNLPNRFGLFDVVGNVWEWCLDSFRNYNVGDDEPSVKVGSEDDFMPGSRGGSFFNDAIFARSSIRYFRTVPGAKFNNRGLRPMRDLR